From Candidatus Cloacimonadota bacterium, one genomic window encodes:
- a CDS encoding lamin tail domain-containing protein — protein MVINEVCYDPEGADSGKEWIELYNPGTETVDLTGARIYSCGTSWIQQFEFPYFLLRPGYMVMIGGTGMGNAQFYANLNFQNGGSASDGIRFVNSDSTYTDTIIYDEPNTNLLTDDYGTEAYSFAPDAPEGCSLARVVDGRDSNMCGNDFRIEQNPTPNLHNHVYTDLALYGPSYEPGESFRQFSIGVRNLGPYPSPYNALFTAYYGEQAFHQEELPPLALGDSIRLSFILPEDVELMYLFLEHQNDLDTDNNLMHYSVLGQFAEAPHLNEVFPAPLPGKQEWIELYAPASSAKGSYQIHDASGASISFNLPDVPGYFVLCSDPASFLEEYPQCPSALVLQAQSWTQLNNDGDALYLWDEFALLDSMAYVSSTAEMSFQRVLQDTEVMWRLGEPSPCAENFHTSQDLPQHNEYLKIFGSPCDVRNGEVLNISYNMPVVSNRVNCSIWDMNGRKVISLADNLQIADRGVLCWDGKKSGGSYAPRGLYLVLWESQSTDGGKVYRRQKSIVIK, from the coding sequence GTGGTGATCAATGAAGTATGTTACGATCCTGAGGGGGCAGATAGCGGCAAGGAATGGATCGAGCTCTACAATCCCGGTACTGAAACCGTAGATCTAACCGGTGCCAGGATTTATAGTTGCGGCACATCCTGGATCCAACAATTCGAATTTCCCTATTTCCTGTTACGCCCAGGCTATATGGTGATGATCGGAGGAACGGGTATGGGAAATGCTCAGTTCTATGCCAATCTCAACTTTCAAAATGGTGGCAGCGCTAGCGACGGAATCCGCTTTGTAAATTCCGACAGCACCTACACGGATACTATTATCTACGATGAACCAAACACAAATCTACTCACAGACGACTATGGCACAGAGGCTTACAGCTTTGCTCCGGACGCTCCGGAAGGTTGCTCTCTGGCGCGGGTGGTGGATGGCAGGGATAGCAATATGTGTGGCAACGACTTTCGGATTGAGCAGAATCCCACCCCCAATCTACACAATCATGTCTACACTGATCTAGCTCTCTATGGGCCTTCCTATGAACCGGGGGAGTCTTTCCGTCAGTTTAGTATCGGTGTGCGAAACCTGGGTCCGTATCCCAGCCCTTACAATGCACTGTTTACCGCGTATTATGGAGAGCAAGCCTTTCATCAGGAAGAGCTTCCGCCCCTGGCACTGGGAGACAGCATCAGGCTTAGCTTTATCCTGCCGGAAGATGTGGAATTGATGTATCTGTTTCTGGAACATCAAAACGATCTTGATACAGATAATAACCTCATGCACTACAGCGTATTGGGGCAATTTGCAGAAGCTCCGCACTTGAACGAGGTGTTTCCTGCTCCACTCCCAGGGAAACAAGAATGGATAGAGCTGTATGCCCCAGCTTCCTCTGCAAAGGGAAGCTACCAAATCCATGATGCATCTGGAGCAAGCATTAGTTTCAATTTACCGGATGTACCGGGCTACTTCGTGCTGTGCTCCGATCCCGCAAGCTTTCTGGAAGAATATCCCCAATGTCCCTCTGCTCTGGTGCTGCAGGCACAATCCTGGACTCAGCTGAATAATGACGGGGATGCCCTATACCTCTGGGATGAATTCGCTTTGCTGGATTCAATGGCCTATGTTTCCAGCACCGCGGAGATGTCTTTTCAACGAGTTTTACAGGATACAGAAGTCATGTGGCGCCTGGGTGAACCCAGCCCCTGTGCAGAGAATTTCCACACAAGTCAGGACCTCCCGCAGCATAATGAGTACCTGAAAATCTTCGGATCTCCCTGTGATGTCCGCAATGGTGAGGTGCTAAACATCAGTTACAATATGCCGGTAGTCTCAAACCGCGTGAATTGCAGCATTTGGGATATGAATGGACGCAAGGTAATCAGCCTGGCGGACAATCTGCAAATTGCGGATCGCGGAGTCCTATGTTGGGATGGGAAGAAAAGCGGTGGTAGCTACGCTCCGCGTGGTCTATATCTGGTTTTGTGGGAGTCTCAATCTACTGATGGCGGGAAAGTGTATCGTCGCCAAAAGAGTATCGTGATCAAATAG
- the rsmD gene encoding 16S rRNA (guanine(966)-N(2))-methyltransferase RsmD: MIRIIAGIHKKRNLQSVPGRSTRPTTDFNREMIFGTYQDFKGKKVLDLFAGTGAFGLEALSRGAAWIDFVEFANAAIGTILNNISTLSCTDRCHVYRKRAEAFLKDCESSYDVIFLDPPYDKNLINPSLQTIFERKMLKPKGLVMVEHSRNEKIAEDLCGYILKQKEMKKCCFTWLAEDPEAI; encoded by the coding sequence ATGATCCGCATTATTGCCGGAATCCACAAGAAGCGTAACTTGCAATCTGTTCCCGGAAGAAGCACACGTCCCACTACCGATTTTAACCGCGAAATGATCTTTGGCACCTATCAGGATTTTAAGGGCAAGAAAGTGCTGGATCTCTTTGCCGGTACCGGAGCTTTTGGGTTGGAAGCGCTCTCGCGCGGAGCCGCCTGGATCGATTTTGTGGAATTTGCCAATGCCGCTATCGGAACCATTTTGAATAATATCTCTACGCTTTCCTGCACAGATCGGTGTCACGTGTATCGCAAACGTGCCGAAGCCTTTCTTAAGGATTGTGAGAGCAGCTACGATGTGATCTTTCTGGATCCGCCCTACGATAAAAACCTGATCAATCCCTCTCTGCAGACCATATTTGAGCGTAAGATGCTGAAACCCAAGGGACTGGTGATGGTGGAGCATTCCCGCAACGAAAAGATAGCCGAAGACTTATGCGGCTACATTCTGAAACAAAAGGAAATGAAAAAATGCTGCTTCACCTGGCTGGCAGAAGATCCTGAGGCTATTTGA